One Manihot esculenta cultivar AM560-2 chromosome 6, M.esculenta_v8, whole genome shotgun sequence DNA segment encodes these proteins:
- the LOC110616842 gene encoding mitochondrial import receptor subunit TOM5 homolog, protein MADSVVSLEKLKAFWNSQIYDEEKWALNMKLLRAGGLFAGSIFLMRNYGDLMAI, encoded by the exons ATGGCAGATTCTGTGGTTTCTCTTGAGAAGCTGAAAGCTTTTTGGAACTCTCAAATTTACGATGAAGAGAAGTGGGCCCTCAATATG AAATTGCTTCGTGCCGGTGGACTGTTTGCTGGATCCATTTTTCTAATGCGGAATTATGGTGATCTCATGGCAATATAG
- the LOC110618174 gene encoding ninja-family protein Os03g0419100, protein MAKFSAKKKVDEIEVSLMQNNGQPEDLLKRFSPLVNPKTTTQLSAREAKLDINLGLSLGGIYGESSHEKPLTRSSSIIGVMSPKEELEQKLDFPLPESFLSLSRSSSVPAEAEQDQRNGTLMAFASRRTESIERCMRQTSGKEKSPTREPMPSSPSKIAAWAAASAAKSPALCRALLEIKRQVELYGNRKLEGEEGSAAGMGASYSNSLLMQKDAESNFMLGGTISSGIPVNFGETSLENPLKRIKLENNGFEDNGMDVMKQMPSVTTTGDGPNGKKIEGFLYKYRKGNVSIVCLCHGSFLSPAEFVKHAGGRDVENPMRHITVCSSVSF, encoded by the exons ATGGCGAAATTTTCTGCGAAAAAGAAGGTTGATGAAATCGAAGTTTCCCTCATGCAAAACAATGGGCAACCAGAAGACCTTCTGAAGAGATTTTCACCACTAGTGAATCCCAAAACAACTACCCAATTGAGCGCTCGAGAAGCTAAACTAGACATCAATCTTGGACTCTCTTTGGGTGGCATCTACGGTGAAAGCTCCCATGAAAAACCTCTAACTAGATCATCGTCAATCATTGGAGTGATGTCCCCGAAGGAGGAACTTGAGCAGAAGCTTGATTTTCCGCTGCCGGAGTCCTTCCTTTCATTGTCAAGGTCTAGTTCAGTGCCTGCTGAGGCAGAGCAAGATCAGAGAAACGGAACTCTGATGGCTTTTGCAAGCAGGAGAACTGAGTCCATCGAGAGATGCATGAGGCAGACGAGTGGTAAGGAAAAATCTCCAACTAGAGAGCCAATGCCATCTTCACCGTCGAAAATAGCTGCCTGGGCTGCTGCTTCTGCTGCTAAGAGCCCTGCCTTGTGTCGTGCCCTTCTTGAGATCAAGAGGCAGGTAGAGTTGTATGGCAACAGAAAACTTGAAG GAGAAGAAGGTTCAGCTGCAGGGATGGGTGCTAGCTATTCAAATTCATTGCTAATGCAGAAGGATGCAGAATCCAATTTCATGTTGGGAGGGACTATTTCAAGTGGAATACCGGTGAATTTTGGCGAAACCAGTCTTGAGAATCCATTAAAAAGGATTAAACTTGAGAACAATGGATTTGAAGATAATGGAATGGATGTGATGAAACAGATGCCAAGTGTGACAACTACAGGAGATGGCCCCAATGGGAAGAAAATAGAAGGGTTTCTTTACAAGTACCGAAAAGGTAATGTGAGCATAGTGTGTTTGTGCCATGGCAGCTTCCTTTCTCCAGCAGAATTTGTCAAGCATGCTGGTGGAAGGGATGTTGAAAACCCCATGAGGCACATCACTGTCTGCTCTTCAGTCTCATTCTAA